A genome region from Labilibaculum antarcticum includes the following:
- a CDS encoding sugar MFS transporter, which yields MRTSQSSFKSFVLPMIIIGALFFIFGFVTWLNGILIPYLQIACDLSDFQAMFVAFAFYIAYTIMALPSAWVIKRLGFKNGMMVGLWVMAVGTLIFIPAAMSRTYLTFLTGLFVMGTGLAILQTASNPYVTVIGPRESAARRISILGICNKFAGAMAPLILAYYVLNDGDAFKLSLETMDAASRVVALDALAARVINPYIVMTIVLFLMGFGVRMAPLPEIDVTKNGDGEADDNSNKKSIFGFPHLILGVLALFFYVGAEVVAGDTIIRYGISLGIEMNVAKAFTSYTMVTMVVGYLLGITLIPRVISQRFALQMSAIFGIIFSLGVILTSGITSVLFVALFGFANALVWPAIWPLALSNLGRFINTGSALLIMAISGGAIMPLVWGGLSDAFGSQQAYWVMVPCYLFILFYSVKGCKLKSWK from the coding sequence ATGCGTACTTCTCAATCTTCATTCAAGAGCTTTGTTCTGCCAATGATTATCATTGGAGCTTTGTTCTTTATTTTTGGCTTTGTTACCTGGCTAAATGGAATTCTGATTCCATATCTGCAAATAGCTTGCGATTTGTCCGATTTTCAGGCCATGTTTGTCGCTTTTGCCTTTTACATTGCTTACACCATTATGGCACTGCCATCGGCTTGGGTGATAAAAAGGCTGGGTTTTAAAAATGGCATGATGGTCGGTTTATGGGTAATGGCAGTGGGAACACTGATTTTTATCCCTGCAGCGATGTCGAGAACTTACCTGACTTTTTTAACGGGTCTTTTTGTTATGGGTACTGGTCTTGCAATTTTACAAACAGCATCAAATCCATATGTAACTGTGATTGGACCTAGGGAAAGTGCTGCTCGTAGAATCAGTATTTTGGGAATTTGCAACAAATTTGCAGGAGCTATGGCCCCTCTGATTTTAGCGTACTACGTTCTTAACGATGGCGATGCATTTAAGCTAAGTCTGGAAACTATGGATGCTGCTTCTCGTGTTGTTGCTCTTGATGCTTTAGCTGCTCGCGTTATCAACCCATACATTGTGATGACCATCGTTCTTTTCCTTATGGGATTTGGCGTTCGCATGGCACCACTTCCTGAAATTGACGTAACAAAGAATGGTGATGGTGAGGCTGATGATAATTCGAACAAGAAAAGTATTTTCGGTTTTCCTCATTTGATTCTAGGTGTTTTAGCTTTGTTCTTCTATGTAGGTGCCGAAGTTGTAGCGGGTGATACTATTATCCGTTACGGAATCTCTTTAGGCATTGAGATGAATGTTGCCAAAGCCTTCACATCTTATACAATGGTGACAATGGTTGTAGGTTACTTACTGGGAATCACACTTATTCCACGTGTCATTTCTCAACGTTTTGCACTACAAATGTCAGCCATTTTTGGTATTATTTTCTCATTGGGAGTGATCCTAACATCAGGCATTACCTCGGTTCTGTTTGTTGCTTTATTTGGTTTTGCAAATGCTTTGGTTTGGCCAGCTATTTGGCCACTTGCATTGTCAAATTTAGGACGTTTCATAAATACAGGTTCTGCTTTGTTGATCATGGCTATTTCAGGTGGTGCAATTATGCCATTGGTATGGGGTGGTTTATCCGATGCATTCGGAAGTCAACAAGCTTATTGGGTAATGGTACCCTGTTACCTGTTCATTCTTTTCTATTCTGTTAAAGGATGCAAGTTGAAATCGTGGAAATAA
- a CDS encoding nucleotidyltransferase family protein, which translates to MQPSLLVLAAGMGSRYGGLKQIDPIGPTNETIIDYSIHDAIDAGFGKLVFVIRAGFEEEFRALFDAKLAGKIEVDYVIQEIGKVPEGSVYNLEREKPWGTAHAVLMAKNSINEPFAVINADDYYGAEAFTTMADYLTQSVTDEEYCMLGYQLGNTISENGSVSRGVCETNENDFLTTVVERTHIERLENGIACRENEEWIKLAPDTIVSMNFWGFTPKIFDHLEAQFSVFLQEEGHQLKSEFFIPSVVATIIKDGKTKVKVLKSDAQWFGVTYREDKEKVIKAIGKLIEKGIYPSKLWA; encoded by the coding sequence ATGCAACCTAGCTTATTGGTATTAGCCGCAGGAATGGGAAGTCGGTATGGGGGATTAAAGCAGATCGATCCGATTGGGCCAACGAATGAAACCATTATTGATTATTCGATACATGATGCAATTGATGCCGGTTTTGGCAAGCTCGTTTTTGTGATTAGAGCGGGTTTTGAGGAAGAATTCAGAGCGCTTTTTGATGCAAAACTAGCTGGGAAGATTGAAGTTGATTACGTAATTCAGGAAATCGGAAAGGTTCCTGAGGGATCCGTATATAATTTGGAACGGGAAAAACCGTGGGGAACGGCTCATGCCGTTTTAATGGCAAAAAATTCTATTAATGAACCTTTTGCAGTAATTAATGCCGACGATTACTATGGAGCTGAGGCTTTCACCACTATGGCAGATTATTTGACTCAGTCTGTTACTGATGAAGAATACTGCATGCTTGGCTACCAGTTGGGCAATACCATTTCGGAAAATGGTTCGGTATCAAGAGGAGTTTGCGAAACAAATGAGAATGATTTCCTGACTACTGTTGTTGAGCGCACACATATTGAGAGGTTGGAAAATGGAATTGCCTGCAGGGAAAATGAAGAGTGGATAAAGCTAGCTCCGGACACAATTGTTTCCATGAACTTTTGGGGTTTTACGCCCAAAATATTTGATCATTTGGAAGCTCAGTTTAGCGTTTTTCTGCAGGAAGAAGGCCATCAGTTGAAGTCAGAATTTTTTATTCCTTCAGTAGTTGCCACTATCATTAAAGATGGAAAAACGAAGGTTAAAGTTTTGAAGTCGGATGCTCAGTGGTTTGGCGTGACTTATCGGGAGGATAAAGAAAAAGTAATTAAAGCGATTGGGAAATTGATCGAGAAGGGAATCTATCCTTCTAAATTGTGGGCCTAA
- a CDS encoding ROK family protein: protein MKLEFLYEKTLTGTLNAKKRKQEQYRKIVSHLYYNGASSIAEIVKTAKISQPLVASLVEDLLGFGVILENGIGESIGGRRPNLFCINAEYQYVVGVDINLHRLNLAVFDMNNHLVYREEFKEFELENNSEYCQALAEKVNIALETINVSRERVLAVGISIPGLVDAEKGLTHTHLSFAEEGVCAYLNRKLGFSILVDNDARAMALGEKAFGKAKDKKNVLCLNLSNGIGLGMILNGELYSGKNGFAGEFGHILIDPEGTLCSCGKIGCLETLTSGKILVRQIREGIENGQESFLAKYEKEGKKIDLRAVVDAILAGDQFAIDQLNKMCEYLGKGLVTLIHLLNPEMIIIGGRLAQAGKYIMSPVSMWMNKYAMDKISSEMELVNSDLLDDAALMGTMANVMKKVVSNS from the coding sequence ATGAAACTAGAATTTCTGTACGAAAAAACACTGACTGGTACTCTTAATGCGAAAAAGAGAAAGCAGGAGCAGTATCGTAAAATTGTATCTCATTTGTATTACAATGGCGCCTCTTCCATTGCCGAAATTGTAAAAACCGCAAAAATCAGTCAGCCCTTGGTTGCTTCACTTGTTGAAGATCTTCTAGGTTTTGGGGTAATTCTTGAAAATGGCATTGGGGAATCAATTGGAGGAAGACGTCCAAATTTATTTTGTATTAATGCTGAATATCAATATGTAGTTGGTGTTGATATAAATTTACATAGACTCAATTTAGCTGTTTTCGATATGAATAACCATTTGGTGTATCGCGAGGAGTTTAAAGAGTTTGAATTGGAAAACAACAGTGAGTATTGTCAGGCATTGGCTGAAAAAGTCAATATTGCGCTTGAGACTATAAATGTTAGCCGGGAAAGGGTGCTGGCTGTTGGTATTTCGATTCCTGGTTTGGTTGATGCCGAAAAAGGATTGACACATACCCATTTGAGTTTTGCTGAAGAAGGTGTGTGTGCTTATCTGAATCGGAAACTTGGATTTTCGATATTGGTGGACAATGATGCACGGGCAATGGCATTGGGTGAAAAGGCTTTTGGAAAAGCCAAAGATAAAAAGAACGTATTGTGTTTGAATTTAAGCAATGGTATTGGTTTAGGCATGATCTTAAATGGTGAATTGTACAGTGGTAAAAATGGATTTGCGGGGGAGTTTGGTCATATCTTGATCGATCCGGAAGGAACACTTTGCAGTTGTGGTAAAATTGGTTGTTTGGAAACCTTAACATCCGGCAAGATTTTGGTGCGGCAAATAAGAGAAGGGATTGAGAATGGTCAGGAAAGTTTTTTAGCCAAATATGAGAAGGAGGGGAAAAAGATCGACTTGAGAGCTGTTGTTGATGCAATTTTAGCCGGCGATCAGTTTGCCATTGACCAATTGAACAAGATGTGCGAATATTTAGGGAAAGGTTTGGTGACTTTGATTCACTTGCTAAATCCTGAAATGATAATTATTGGAGGAAGATTGGCTCAGGCCGGAAAGTATATTATGAGCCCGGTAAGTATGTGGATGAATAAATATGCGATGGATAAAATTAGTTCGGAGATGGAGCTGGTAAATTCTGATTTATTAGATGATGCCGCTCTTATGGGAACAATGGCAAACGTTATGAAGAAAGTCGTAAGTAATAGTTAG
- a CDS encoding thioredoxin family protein, with the protein MKKIAQLSFLLFCTILLSSLSTAAQNNLDKALQKAKTENKTVFVNFSGSDWCRSCILLKKTILNTEEFKKFADEKLVILDVDFPRLKKNKLSNEQTAMNEALAEKYNSNGQFPTILLLDSDEKVLGKTGYKKISPEAYIEHIKSIIKE; encoded by the coding sequence ATGAAAAAAATTGCACAACTATCGTTCCTTCTTTTTTGCACGATACTACTTAGTTCTTTGAGCACGGCAGCTCAAAATAATTTAGACAAGGCTTTGCAAAAAGCAAAAACTGAAAACAAAACCGTATTCGTTAACTTCTCCGGATCGGACTGGTGCAGATCATGCATTCTGCTTAAGAAAACAATTCTAAACACAGAGGAATTCAAGAAATTTGCCGATGAAAAATTGGTGATTCTTGATGTTGATTTTCCAAGATTAAAAAAGAATAAATTATCGAACGAACAAACAGCGATGAATGAAGCATTAGCCGAAAAATACAATTCAAATGGCCAGTTCCCTACCATCCTGCTTTTAGATTCAGATGAGAAAGTACTTGGGAAAACAGGCTACAAGAAAATATCTCCCGAAGCCTACATCGAACACATCAAATCGATTATTAAAGAATGA
- a CDS encoding FAD:protein FMN transferase, with the protein MRQLGIFLILTTGFLFSASAQNNKSYTEVLLLMGSRFEITAVGSDENQARLAISTGIEEIQRIERLISSWDPNSQTSKIITNAGIKPVVVDQELFNLIRRSIKISKLTHGAFDISYASMDKIWRFDGSMKSMPDSASVASSVSKINFKNIILDEERHSVFLKESGMKIGFGAIGKGYAANKALELMAKMNLDGALVNASGDLISWGKDEGGNDWKIGISNPKNKDQIYSWLSIDETAVVTSGNYEKFVEFNGVKYSHIIDPRTGYPVKGLSSVTVICPNAELADGLATSVFILGKDKGLELINHLNGIECILVTDDQKLITSNNLKLEYNDAKKNKYQIQIGETNEKQQEN; encoded by the coding sequence ATGAGGCAATTAGGCATTTTTCTAATTCTGACAACAGGATTCCTGTTTTCAGCTTCTGCTCAAAATAACAAATCGTATACCGAGGTATTGTTACTGATGGGATCACGTTTTGAAATTACTGCTGTGGGAAGCGATGAAAACCAAGCAAGACTAGCAATAAGCACTGGAATTGAAGAAATTCAACGAATTGAACGATTAATCTCATCATGGGATCCAAATTCGCAAACCAGTAAAATAATTACCAATGCAGGAATAAAACCTGTTGTGGTAGATCAGGAGCTTTTTAATTTGATTCGACGATCAATTAAAATTTCGAAGCTTACTCACGGAGCCTTTGATATTAGTTACGCCTCTATGGATAAAATCTGGAGATTTGATGGCAGTATGAAAAGTATGCCCGATTCGGCAAGTGTTGCTTCTTCTGTATCAAAAATAAATTTTAAGAACATTATTCTTGATGAAGAAAGACACAGCGTATTTTTGAAAGAGTCAGGAATGAAAATAGGTTTTGGGGCCATAGGAAAAGGATATGCGGCAAATAAGGCTCTTGAATTGATGGCTAAAATGAATTTGGATGGTGCACTTGTAAATGCATCAGGAGATTTAATAAGCTGGGGAAAAGATGAAGGTGGAAACGACTGGAAAATCGGCATATCAAATCCAAAAAATAAAGATCAGATTTATTCCTGGTTAAGCATTGATGAAACAGCCGTTGTTACATCCGGAAACTATGAGAAATTTGTAGAATTCAATGGTGTAAAATACAGTCATATTATTGATCCCCGAACCGGTTATCCTGTAAAAGGATTAAGCAGCGTAACGGTTATTTGTCCAAATGCAGAACTGGCTGATGGCTTGGCAACTTCGGTTTTTATTCTGGGAAAAGACAAGGGACTCGAATTAATCAATCATTTAAATGGTATCGAGTGCATTTTAGTTACTGATGATCAGAAACTGATTACTTCAAACAATCTAAAACTCGAATATAATGACGCAAAGAAAAATAAATATCAAATACAAATTGGAGAAACCAATGAAAAACAACAGGAAAATTAA
- a CDS encoding DUF4266 domain-containing protein, giving the protein MGLFAVIAMNSCVSVAAYQKAYLNDEEMALQAKKLEVYESNFQAYREGAAGANGGKSGGGCGCN; this is encoded by the coding sequence ATGGGTTTATTTGCAGTTATTGCAATGAACAGCTGCGTTTCGGTTGCAGCTTATCAAAAAGCCTATTTGAATGATGAAGAAATGGCACTTCAGGCTAAAAAACTTGAAGTTTATGAATCTAATTTCCAGGCTTACCGTGAAGGTGCGGCAGGTGCCAATGGAGGAAAATCAGGAGGAGGATGCGGATGCAACTAA
- a CDS encoding DUF3570 domain-containing protein gives MRMQLKTILSLLLLLSVTFAVNAQTDKNSIDDKQEDSRKKVKLSEDYQETEVNFLLNYYEQDGDHSPVTGGQGTEELTNVAPSFVVHIPVDSLSSLDLNFGIDIYSSASTDNIDYFDTHKSSASGMDARAHINAYYSHKLLKSGNDYSVLAGFSQEYDVSSYHAGGSYTLNSKDQNRSLTIDGLYMNDSWKLLYPTELRGSSDANLKDDVRTTLKFGLSYSQVINKRSQALFSMEVVSQSGLLSTPFHRVFFDDAFAFANDKNELATRSHIEQLDDSRIKIPISMRWNYYISDFIRLKTFYRYYSDSWGISAHTASVELPMMVSPSFIISPFARYHTQTAADDFYEFGQASSTAEFYTSDYDLSEFDSFKVGVGFQYSPVTGISNFKSPLRKGKTAQLKSIGLRTAYYDRSDGLNAWLVSLDFAFTF, from the coding sequence ATGCGGATGCAACTAAAAACTATTCTATCGCTACTATTACTATTGTCAGTTACATTTGCAGTAAATGCCCAAACAGATAAAAATAGCATCGACGACAAACAAGAAGACAGTCGCAAAAAAGTAAAATTATCGGAAGATTACCAAGAGACCGAAGTGAATTTCCTGCTTAACTATTACGAGCAAGACGGCGATCATTCTCCTGTTACCGGTGGACAAGGAACCGAAGAATTAACGAATGTAGCTCCTAGTTTTGTAGTTCACATTCCTGTTGATTCCTTATCGAGTTTGGATTTGAATTTTGGAATAGATATTTATTCTTCGGCTTCAACCGATAATATCGATTATTTTGATACGCACAAATCATCTGCTTCGGGCATGGATGCCAGAGCTCATATTAATGCATACTACTCACACAAATTGCTAAAATCAGGAAATGACTATAGTGTTCTTGCCGGATTTTCACAGGAATATGATGTGAGTTCTTATCATGCAGGTGGTTCTTACACCCTTAATTCGAAAGATCAGAACAGATCTCTTACCATTGATGGATTGTACATGAATGACAGCTGGAAATTACTTTATCCTACGGAGCTAAGAGGAAGTAGTGATGCAAATCTTAAAGATGACGTGCGTACAACCTTAAAATTTGGTTTATCGTATTCACAAGTAATTAATAAGCGTTCGCAAGCCTTATTTTCAATGGAAGTAGTTTCGCAAAGCGGACTATTATCCACTCCATTCCACCGTGTGTTTTTTGATGATGCTTTTGCTTTCGCAAATGACAAAAACGAGCTGGCAACAAGAAGTCACATTGAGCAACTTGATGACAGTCGAATCAAAATACCTATCTCAATGCGTTGGAACTACTATATAAGCGATTTTATTCGATTAAAAACATTCTATCGTTACTATTCGGATAGTTGGGGAATTTCAGCCCACACAGCAAGTGTAGAACTTCCAATGATGGTAAGTCCATCATTTATCATTTCACCATTTGCAAGGTATCACACACAAACAGCTGCCGACGATTTTTATGAATTTGGACAAGCTAGCTCTACTGCCGAATTTTACACTTCTGATTACGATTTATCGGAATTTGACAGTTTTAAAGTTGGGGTAGGATTCCAATATTCACCAGTTACGGGAATTAGTAATTTCAAATCTCCATTAAGAAAAGGAAAAACGGCGCAACTAAAAAGCATTGGATTACGAACTGCATATTATGACCGAAGCGATGGTTTAAACGCATGGTTGGTAAGTTTAGATTTTGCATTTACATTTTAA
- a CDS encoding S9 family peptidase, with amino-acid sequence MRISRKIFTLFMMICFGFSAFSQVGNQKISMEDLMQDGTFSQKSVKGLLSMNDGIHYTTLEEDGTKIVKYDYDTGKVVDTLLNLNTMKDAEIKSIKEYEFSADESRILLMTNPERIYRRSFTADYFVFSFKNKELVPLSKNGKQRLATFSPNGNRIAFVRDNNLFIHNVLFGSEIRITNDGEWNKIQNGTPDWVYEEEFEFNKAFAWSPDSDFLAYMKFNESEVKVFNMNKFEGLEPKVKENALYPENYTYKYPKAGEKNSSVEVFVYNVEDRITKRMDVGEEKDQYIPRIKWTQDPKMLSIYRLNRHQNKLEFLLANARTGSSNVMYSQENKYYIEEGNFDYLTYLNDGKHFIYLDEKDGFNHLYLYDMITGKSVQQITNGDWDVTDFLGFDEDKQVCYYQSAEVSPMDRNVYSVKLNGTSKELLTPEKGTNSTVFSNGFKYYINYFSSVTQPNTVSLFSHKGKLIRVLEDNKELVEKLKGYQYSPKEFTMVPAADEMTMLNAWMIKPFNFDPSKKYPVVMTQYSGPNSQSVNNSWSFDWYQYLAQEGYIVVCVDPRGTGARGEIFRKCTYMQLGRLESDDQIAAARYLAKENFIDENRIAIWGWSYGGFMSTLCLEKGNDVFAAAIAVAPVTNWRYYDSVYTERFMRTPQENEKGYDDNSPINHVDKLKGSLLLCHGTADDNVHIQNTYELTERLVQADKQFEMQIYTNRNHSIYGGKTRLHLYKRFNKFLKDNL; translated from the coding sequence ATGAGGATTAGTCGAAAGATATTTACATTGTTTATGATGATTTGTTTTGGTTTTTCAGCCTTCTCCCAGGTTGGTAATCAAAAGATAAGCATGGAAGATTTGATGCAGGATGGTACTTTTAGTCAGAAATCTGTTAAAGGTTTGCTATCGATGAATGATGGTATTCACTACACTACTTTAGAAGAAGATGGAACTAAAATAGTAAAGTATGATTACGATACAGGTAAGGTTGTGGATACTCTATTGAATTTAAACACAATGAAGGATGCTGAAATTAAAAGCATTAAGGAATATGAATTTAGCGCTGATGAAAGTCGTATTCTGCTAATGACGAATCCTGAGAGGATTTACCGACGTTCTTTTACTGCTGATTATTTTGTGTTCTCTTTTAAAAATAAGGAGTTGGTTCCTTTGTCGAAAAATGGAAAGCAACGTTTGGCTACTTTTTCTCCAAATGGAAATAGAATTGCTTTTGTAAGGGATAACAATCTGTTCATTCATAATGTTTTGTTTGGTTCTGAGATTAGGATTACCAATGATGGAGAATGGAATAAGATACAAAACGGAACACCTGATTGGGTTTATGAAGAGGAATTTGAATTTAATAAAGCATTCGCATGGTCGCCGGACAGTGATTTTCTTGCCTATATGAAATTTAATGAGAGCGAAGTGAAGGTGTTCAATATGAACAAATTCGAAGGTTTGGAACCAAAGGTGAAAGAGAATGCTTTATATCCAGAGAATTACACCTATAAATACCCAAAAGCGGGAGAGAAGAATTCCAGTGTTGAGGTATTTGTTTATAATGTTGAAGATCGAATTACAAAGAGAATGGATGTGGGAGAGGAGAAGGATCAATACATTCCTCGTATTAAATGGACTCAGGATCCTAAAATGCTAAGTATTTATCGATTGAATCGTCATCAGAATAAGTTGGAGTTCTTACTTGCTAATGCAAGAACCGGTAGTTCGAATGTAATGTATTCACAAGAGAACAAGTATTACATTGAAGAAGGGAATTTTGATTATTTAACCTATTTGAATGATGGTAAGCATTTTATTTATTTGGATGAGAAGGATGGCTTTAATCATTTGTATTTGTATGATATGATCACTGGGAAATCTGTTCAGCAAATTACTAATGGAGATTGGGATGTTACCGATTTTTTAGGTTTTGATGAAGATAAGCAGGTTTGTTATTATCAGTCAGCGGAAGTATCGCCAATGGATAGAAACGTTTATTCGGTGAAGTTGAATGGTACATCAAAGGAGTTGCTAACTCCTGAGAAAGGGACTAATAGTACCGTTTTTAGTAACGGATTTAAATATTACATCAATTATTTTTCCAGTGTTACTCAGCCGAATACGGTTAGTTTGTTTAGTCATAAAGGTAAATTGATTCGTGTGCTGGAAGACAATAAGGAGCTGGTTGAAAAGTTAAAAGGATATCAGTATTCGCCAAAGGAATTTACCATGGTGCCTGCTGCTGATGAAATGACGATGCTGAATGCATGGATGATCAAGCCATTCAACTTTGATCCAAGCAAAAAGTATCCTGTGGTAATGACTCAATATAGTGGTCCAAATTCGCAAAGTGTGAATAACTCATGGAGTTTCGATTGGTACCAGTATTTAGCTCAGGAGGGATATATTGTAGTTTGCGTTGATCCTAGAGGTACAGGCGCCAGAGGTGAGATTTTTAGAAAATGCACCTACATGCAATTGGGTAGATTGGAGTCGGATGATCAGATTGCTGCTGCACGTTACTTAGCCAAAGAAAATTTTATTGATGAGAATAGAATTGCTATTTGGGGATGGAGTTACGGTGGATTTATGTCTACCCTATGTTTAGAGAAAGGGAATGATGTGTTTGCTGCAGCTATAGCTGTTGCGCCAGTTACCAACTGGAGGTATTACGATTCTGTTTACACTGAGAGATTCATGAGGACTCCGCAAGAAAACGAAAAAGGTTACGATGATAATTCACCAATTAATCATGTAGATAAATTAAAAGGATCTCTTTTATTATGCCACGGAACAGCTGATGATAATGTGCATATTCAGAATACTTACGAGTTGACAGAACGTTTGGTGCAGGCAGATAAACAATTTGAAATGCAGATATATACCAATAGGAATCATAGTATATATGGTGGTAAAACAAGATTGCATTTGTATAAACGATTCAATAAATTTTTAAAAGATAACTTGTAG
- the thrS gene encoding threonine--tRNA ligase, with protein MIKITFPDNTVKEFEAGTSGLGIARSLSNSLAKEVLSITVNDNIWDIARPINEDASIKLHTWDDAEGKYAFWHSSAHLMAEALQELYPDVKFGIGPAIEMGFYYDVDLGNGTILSDKDLPKIEQKMLELARCKNEYIRTDVSKEEALSFFKEKNEEYKLELINELEDGTISFYKQGDFTDLCRGPHLPNTSYIKAIKLNSVAGAYWRGDEKRPQLTRVYGITFPKKKFLDEYVVMMEEAKKRDHRKLGKEMELFTFSQNVGQGMPLWLPKGAQLRENLENFLKRVQKKFGYEQVITPHIGNINLYKTSGHYEKYGADSFQPIKTPQEGEEYLLKPMNCPHHCEIYKFKPRSYKDLPIRYAEFGTVYRYEQSGELHGLTRVRSFTQDDAHLFCTPDQLKDEFKKVIDIIFIIFKALDFKDYTAQISLRDKVNRDKYIGSDENWDKAEQAIIEASAEKGLNTVIEYGEAAFYGPKLDFMIKDAIGRKWQLGTIQVDYNLPERFELEYVGSDNQKHRPIMIHRAPFGSMERFVAVLLEHTGGKFPLWLTPEQAVIMPISEKYNDYAKKVLNSLNNSDIRAVLDDRNEKIGRKIRDSELKKTPYLIIVGEKEATEGTVSVRRQGEGDLGSQSIQEFTDFINKEVEDQMSSIEKY; from the coding sequence ATGATCAAAATTACATTTCCGGATAACACTGTAAAAGAGTTTGAAGCCGGGACTTCTGGCCTTGGTATTGCTAGAAGTCTAAGTAATAGCCTTGCCAAAGAAGTCTTATCCATAACTGTAAATGATAACATTTGGGATATTGCTCGTCCAATTAACGAAGATGCAAGCATTAAATTACATACCTGGGATGATGCCGAAGGTAAATATGCGTTTTGGCATAGTTCTGCTCACCTTATGGCAGAAGCTCTTCAAGAACTATATCCTGACGTAAAATTTGGTATCGGTCCTGCTATTGAAATGGGCTTTTATTACGATGTTGATTTAGGAAACGGAACCATTCTTTCCGATAAAGATCTTCCTAAGATTGAACAAAAAATGCTCGAACTTGCACGATGCAAAAATGAATATATTCGCACGGATGTTAGCAAGGAAGAAGCTCTTTCGTTTTTTAAAGAGAAAAACGAAGAATACAAGCTCGAATTAATCAATGAGCTTGAGGATGGCACAATTAGCTTTTACAAACAAGGAGACTTTACCGATTTGTGCAGAGGACCTCACTTGCCTAACACTAGCTATATTAAGGCTATTAAATTGAATTCAGTTGCTGGCGCCTACTGGAGAGGCGATGAAAAAAGACCACAATTGACACGTGTTTACGGAATTACTTTCCCTAAAAAGAAATTTCTGGATGAATACGTAGTAATGATGGAAGAGGCTAAAAAACGTGATCACCGAAAACTTGGGAAAGAAATGGAATTATTCACTTTCTCTCAAAATGTTGGTCAGGGAATGCCATTGTGGTTACCAAAAGGAGCTCAATTAAGAGAAAACTTAGAAAATTTCTTAAAACGCGTACAGAAAAAATTCGGATACGAGCAGGTTATTACCCCACATATCGGAAACATAAACTTGTACAAGACTTCAGGTCACTACGAAAAATATGGTGCTGATTCATTTCAGCCAATTAAAACTCCGCAAGAAGGAGAAGAATATTTACTAAAACCGATGAACTGTCCTCACCATTGTGAGATTTACAAGTTCAAACCTCGTTCATACAAAGATCTTCCTATAAGATATGCCGAATTTGGAACTGTTTACCGTTACGAACAAAGTGGTGAACTGCATGGTTTAACTCGTGTTAGAAGTTTTACACAAGATGATGCTCATTTGTTCTGTACGCCGGATCAATTGAAAGATGAATTCAAAAAGGTAATTGATATCATTTTCATCATCTTTAAGGCGCTTGATTTTAAAGACTATACTGCTCAAATATCTTTACGCGATAAGGTAAACCGGGACAAGTATATTGGCAGCGATGAAAACTGGGACAAAGCAGAGCAGGCAATTATTGAAGCTTCTGCAGAAAAAGGTTTAAATACAGTTATTGAATATGGCGAAGCAGCCTTTTATGGTCCTAAGCTCGATTTCATGATCAAGGATGCTATTGGTCGTAAATGGCAGTTGGGAACTATTCAGGTTGATTACAACTTACCAGAACGTTTCGAATTGGAATATGTTGGCAGTGATAATCAAAAACATCGCCCTATCATGATCCACAGAGCACCATTCGGTTCTATGGAACGATTTGTTGCAGTTTTACTGGAACACACAGGTGGCAAATTTCCATTGTGGTTAACACCTGAACAGGCAGTAATTATGCCTATAAGTGAAAAATATAATGATTATGCCAAAAAAGTTTTAAATTCGTTAAATAATTCCGATATTCGCGCCGTATTGGATGATCGCAACGAGAAGATAGGTCGTAAGATTCGTGACAGCGAATTGAAAAAGACCCCTTACCTTATTATTGTAGGAGAAAAAGAAGCTACCGAAGGTACTGTTTCTGTTCGCAGACAAGGAGAAGGTGATTTAGGTTCTCAGAGCATTCAAGAATTTACAGATTTCATAAATAAGGAAGTAGAAGATCAAATGTCTTCTATTGAAAAATATTAA